From Mya arenaria isolate MELC-2E11 chromosome 1, ASM2691426v1, a single genomic window includes:
- the LOC128239071 gene encoding uncharacterized protein LOC128239071, whose protein sequence is MYRQTPTALIAARENEALTHGQVLYGLVKPTKDMDQVESTAAMVNVIPKKRIYRMEKLEELDLFMVELMKRPLVLQPSAHIGRGLAVLGCSFYTTEEKWLLLVNQNHPKVESRIKMAVEAAKKKMIQGLPFVVEISFNKFLKRVYLDRLTKAVLNKKFTFIDFEGADLVIRFPGDRFNRTSINLSQNNDVHLEVEDLLPSEVERRTVSDAQVEWSSPALRVIMPDELHDLMSGWQFENIDPLAAAENEEDEFDDEKLGAEHGGAVGGGYPGWSEVEETHLGAQPTKVIGRARRKADQNQPSKKYEVPVELYVPGSGGPQGSHRVERSPVPLRSPGYGAQQEGNASKYEDLKRGGNVNEHAYTNTRIVPPKSPRSPGVTMPHNGDSAYEEMNVSRQYNQQRSPHGASSPRMPGISHSPGPRTPVTPRIDDQYNMERGDRYSSPTTPVSPRQVTSDDRYMRNEDRYNTDYKRREGLYNTEQVDTTRPSRATYLTDDTDDGGFSNRNPHSPYTPKLHSPGYDANYNKTVETNRYANGGPIKAQYDPRDRYGENQNLGQKYPGQIRPQEIERLSPGSQPVPTPRGFHRQQGSGRSDTSASDSGFGENDTIETSKYKINKNGARPCVPSDLTKTPYYNRAFEQDSPDKDAEIESIMAKHRALAAQAENQVVRNGGSYERTDRYNDPKYTSELKKWRQNINDLEDSCGMPDVQMSRTRIQSGVEPMEESFI, encoded by the exons AATCTACCGTATGGAGAAGTTGGAAGAGCTGGACCTGTTTATGGTGGAGCTTATGAAGCGACCACTTGTCCTACAGCCGTCAGCACATATTGGGAGAGGACTCGCTGTGCTGGGGTGCTCGTTCTACACAACAGAAG AGAAGTGGCTTCTGTTGGTGAATCAGAATCATCCGAAGGTGGAGAGCCGAATCAAGATGGCTGTTGAGGCCGCCAAGAAGAAAATGATACAGGGTCTTCCTTTTGTTGTAGAG ATCTCATTTAACAAGTTCTTGAAGCGCGTATACCTTGACAGACTGACGAAGGCTGTACTCAACAAGAAATTTACGTTCATAGACTTCGAAGGTGCTGATCTCGTGATTCGATTTCCCGGAGATAGATTCAACAGGACTTCTATAAATCTG TCTCAAAACAATGATGTTCATCTGGAGGTGGAGGATTTACTCCCGAGTGAGGTTGAACGTCGGACAGTCAGTGATGCCCAAGTGGAGTGGTCAAGCCCTGCGCTAAGAGTCATCATGCCAG atgAGTTACATGATCTGATGTCTGGCTGGCAGTTTGAGAACATCGACCCCCTGGCCGCTGCGGAGAATGAGGAGGACGAATTTGACGATGAGAAATTAGGGGCTGAGCATGGCGGGGCGGTTGGAGGGGGGTACCCAGGGTGGTCTGAGGTTGAGGAAACACATCTTGGGGCCCAGCCCACCAAGGTCATAGGACGTGCCCGCAGAAAGGCTGATCAGAATCAACCTTCCAAGAAGTATGAAGTGCCAGTGGAATTATATGTCCCGGGGTCTGGGGGTCCACAAGGGTCGCACAGGGTAGAAAGGTCACCTGTGCCACTAAGGTCACCAGGGTATGGAGCGCAGCAAGAAGGCAACGCATCAAAATATGAAGATCTAAAGAGGGGTGGTAATGTCAACGAACATGCGTATACAAATACCCGCATAGTACCCCCCAAGTCTCCTAGATCCCCAGGTGTGACGATGCCTCACAATGGTGATAGTGCTTATGAGGAAATGAATGTTAGCAGACAGTATAATCAGCAGAGGTCACCTCATGGTGCCTCGTCTCCCAGAATGCCAGGGATTTCACATTCCCCAGGCCCTCGGACACCTGTTACACCCAGGATAGATGATCAATATAATATGGAACGTGGTGACAGGTATAGTTCACCAACGACCCCAGTGTCTCCAAGGCAAGTTACGTCTGATGACCGATACATGAGGAATGAAGATAGATATAATACAGACTATAAAAGAAGGGAGGGTCTGTATAACACAGAACAAGTTGACACAACAAGGCCGTCTCGTGCCACATATTTGActgatgatactgatgatgGTGGATTTAGCAATAGAAATCCCCACTCTCCATACACACCAAAGCTTCACAGCCCAGGGTATGATGCTAATTATAATAAGACTGTTGAAACTAATAGATACGCAAATGGCGGCCCAATAAAAGCCCAATATGACCCTAGAGATAGATACGGGGAAAACCAAAACTTGGGGCAAAAATACCCGGGACAGATAAGGCCTCAAGAAATTGAACGATTGAGTCCGGGAAGTCAGCCCGTACCTACCCCGAGGGGCTTCCATCGGCAACAAGGCAGCGGGCGATCAGATACATCGGCGTCAGATAGCGGATTTGGTGAAAATGACACTATTGAGACATCgaagtacaaaataaataaaaatggtgCAAGACCATGTGTTCCTTCTGATTTAACAAAGACACCCTATTATAACCGTGCATTTGAGCAGGACTCGCCAGATAAAGACGCTGAAATAGAGAGCATCATGGCGAAACATCGTGCTTTGGCTGCACAGGCAGAGAACCAAGTTGTTCGAAATGGTGGCTCGTATGAACGAACAGATAGGTACAACGACCCTAAATATACGAGTGAGTTGAAAAAATGGCGGCAAAATATAAATGACCTTGAGGATTCATGTGGAATGCCCGATGTACAAATGTCAAGGACAAGAATTCAATCTGGAGTGGAACCAATGGAAGAAAGCTTTATATAA